A part of Pieris napi chromosome 9, ilPieNapi1.2, whole genome shotgun sequence genomic DNA contains:
- the LOC125052759 gene encoding retinoid-inducible serine carboxypeptidase-like, which translates to MLIYLLFIPILLLQNVQAQFGDYKQDFGYVEVRTGAHMFYWLYYTTADVSHYTERPLIVWLQGGPGGSSTATGNFEILGPLDLSLQERNYTWIKNFNVIFLDNPVGTGFSYVDDLSLLTTTNDEIAQDFVKLMQGFYTNHPEFETVPLYIYGQSYGGKMAVDMGIRMREAEQNGTIRSNLRGIAMGNAWISPVDATLTWGPLLLAAGLVDRSGYEDIQREAREAERLFNAGQYHASTQQWARTQSAVFRATTRVDFYNILTKMYSIPDTPRKVEEFLKNMMIMDISYGVPGRQQYDLRTLMNTQVKQALSIPEKVVWGSQADAVFDTLRTDFMKPVTDGIEKLLNETNIIVTKYNGNLDLICDTPGQILWVDRLKWPGAENYKNATRQPIWENNKLEGYYKSYGNFRFFWINKAGHSVPRDNPAGSNAFLRDMTSFG; encoded by the exons ATGTTGATATATCTGTTATTTATTccaattttattacttcaaAATGTCCAAG cTCAGTTCGGTGATTACAAACAAGACTTCGGGTATGTGGAAGTTAGAACAGGTGCCCATATGTTTTATTGGCTATATTATACCACGGCCGACGTAAGCCACTACACAGAGAGACCATTGATAGTTTGGCTTCAAGGCGGGCCTGGAGGTTCATCCACAGCTACAGGAAATTTCGAGATTTTGGGCCCCCTCGATTTGTCTTTACAAGAGAGGAACTATACGTGG attaaaaactTCAATGTTATCTTCTTGGACAATCCGGTCGGGACAGGTTTTAGTTACGTCGATGACTTAAGCCTTCTTACAACCACTAATGACGAAATCG CACAAGATTTCGTAAAACTTATGCAAGGTTTCTACACCAACCATCCAGAATTTGAAACAGTACCACTATACATTTACGGACAGTCTTATGGAGGGAAAATGGCCGTAGACATGGGTATCCGTATGCGAGAA GCTGAACAAAATGGAACTATCCGATCTAACCTGCGAGGAATTGCAATGGGTAATGCTTGGATATCTCCCGTTGATGCAACTTTAACCTGGGGTCCTCTGTTGCTGGCTGCTGGCCTTGTAGATCGAAGTGGGTATGAAGATATTCAAAGGGAAGCCAGAGAGGCCGAAAGATTATTTAACGCTGGTCAATACCACGCATCAACTCAACAATGGGCACGAACACAGTCAGCAGTGTTTCGGGCTACCACTAGAGTTGATTTCtataacattttaacaaaaatgtacTCTATACCGGACACTCCTAGAAAAGTTGAAG aatttttaaagaatatgATGATAATGGATATATCATATGGAGTACCAGGACGGCAACAATATGACCTCAGGACGTTGATGAATACACAAGTTAAACAAGCACTTAGTATACCAGAAAAAGTTGTCTGGGGATCACAAGCAGATGCTGTATTTGATACGTTGCGTACCGATTTTATGAAACCAGTGACTGACGGCA TTGAAAAACTATTAAACGAAACTAATATAATTGTGACAAAGTATAATGGAAACTTGGATCTGATTTGTGATACACCTG GTCAGATACTATGGGTAGACCGCCTCAAGTGGCCCGGAgctgaaaattataaaaatgcaaCCAGGCAACCAATATGGGAAAATAACAAATTAGAAGGATACTATAAGAGTTATGGCAACTTTAGATTCTTCTGGATTAACAAGGCCGGACATAGC GTACCAAGAGATAATCCAGCTGGATCAAACGCTTTTCTGCGAGACATGACGTCATTCGGTTAA
- the LOC125052776 gene encoding serine carboxypeptidase-like 51, with protein MSKKVVIAISVVFSVVVLAGLGVLIWWLVSDSDSNEIVTIILEGEGFENVTYTAAFTRIPATGEIFWWFFPSKAGVSKPILLFLGSITGLPHSFLLNFGEIGPLDFDLNARNDSLVNDYSLLFVDSIVGTGYSKSEDTQDSINVDKLVDNLVQVLQSFYNINGNYSDAPLYIYEQGDGSHLAVPLTIRLTNDENYKNKLKGLFLGNPIIAPALVLTKLGFYLEELAMIDGDGRIVTEEFSNSVNSLVSEQKLEEAFDQFITLGSVINNNAGSIAANLGRIVEKLTPESERDYFGQNLYYERVVPSNIDMKRFMETVIAPSLGISGNVNYDESRNSTLYALRSIYMENYVDKVEQILNSTSVTVTIFNGNLDAVANTPGQLEWINNLKWPGNTEFTQAARQTLIINKQIEGYFRESSRLNFYWINVAGQSTLLDNPVATKKMLKRITRLS; from the exons ATGTCGAAGAAAGTCGTAATTGCTATTTCCGTAGTGTTCAGTGTTGTAGTTCTTGCTGGACTGGGTGTTCTAATATGGTGGCTAGTTTCAGATTCAGATTCGAATGAAATTGTTACAATTA TTCTTGAAGGTGAGGGATTCGAAAATGTTACATATACTGCCGCATTTACAAGAATTCCGGCAACAGGCGAGATATTCTGGTGGTTCTTCCCCTCAAAAGCGGGTGTCAGTAAGCCGATCCTTCTATTTTTGGGGAGTATTACTGGTCTACCTCACAGTTTTCTGCTTAACTTTGGAGAAATCGGGCCTCTGGACTTCGATTTAAACGCGAGAAACGACTCATTG GTGAATGATTACAGCCTGCTATTTGTAGATAGCATCGTGGGCACAGGCTATAGTAAATCAGAAGATACACAAGACAGCATCAATGTGGATAAATTAg TGGACAATTTAGTTCAGGTACTTCAGtcattttataacataaacGGAAATTACAGCGATGCacctctatatatatatgagcAAGGTGATGGTTCCCATTTAGCAGTTCCTTTAACAATTCGTTTGACAAAC gatgaaaattataaaaacaagcTAAAAGGCTTATTTTTGGGTAACCCCATCATTGCACCAGCACTTGTTCTAACAAAATTAGGATTTTATTTAGAGGAACTCGCTATGATTGATGGAGACGGTAGAATTGTAACCGAAGAGTTTTCGAACTCAGTGAACTCTTTAGTTTCTGAACAGAAGTTAGAAGAGGCATTCGATCAATTCATAACCTTGGGATCAGTCATTAACAATAACGCCGGAAGCATTGCCGCGAATTTAGGTCGTATTGTAGAGAAGTTGACTCCTGAATCTGAACGAG ATTATTTTggtcaaaatttatattacgaAAGAGTAGTGCCCTCTAATATTGATATGAAAAGATTTATGGAAACTGTCATAGCGCCATCTCTTGGAATATCAGGAAATGTAAATTATGATGAGAGCCGGAACTCTACTTTATATGCCCTAAGATCTATTTACATGGAAAACTACGTTGATAAAG TGGAGCAAATTTTAAACTCAACGAGCGTCACGGTAACAATATTTAACGGAAATCTTGACGCAGTAGCAAATACACCAG GGCAACTGGAAtggataaataatttaaaatggccTGGCAATACTGAGTTCACTCAAGCGGCGAGACAAACGCTCATTATCAACAAACAAATTGAAGGTTACTTCCGTGAATCCAGCCGCCTTAATTTTTACTGGATTAACGTTGCTGGACAATCT aCACTCTTGGATAATCCTGTTGCAACTAAGAAAATGCTAAAAAGGATAACTCGACTATCgtaa